From the genome of Chanos chanos chromosome 5, fChaCha1.1, whole genome shotgun sequence, one region includes:
- the top2a gene encoding DNA topoisomerase 2-alpha: MAETAGPFKTLFENKALAKSKKDEKRLSVERIYQKKTQLEHILLRPDTYIGSVEPVTQQMWVYDEDAGMNCRDVTFVPGLYKIFDEILVNAADNKQRDKNMNCIKVNIDSENNAISVWNNGKGIPVVEHKVEKVFVPALIFGQLLTSSNYDDDQKKVTGGRNGYGAKLCNIFSTKFTVETACKESRHSFKQTWYDNMGRAGECKIKPFDGDDFTCITFQPDLSKFKMQALDRDTVALLTRRAYDIAGSTKGVRVFLNGKRLPVNGFRSYVDLYVKDKVDEQGNPLTVVHEAVNERWEVCLTLSEKGFQQVSFVNSIATTKGGRHTDYVADQVVSKLIEVVKKKNKAGVVVKPFQVKNHMWLFVNCLIENPSFDSQTKENMTLQQKSFGSTCPLSEKFIKQVNNCGIVESIMNWVKFKAQTQLNKKCSAVKHTKIKGVPKLDDANDAGGKNSSGCTLILTEGDSAKSLAVSGLGVVGRDRYGVFPLRGKMLNVREASHKQIMENAEINNIIKILGLQYRKNYSDPESLKSLRYGKLMIMTDQDQDGSHIKGLLINFIHHNWPSLLHHNFLEEFITPIIKVSSKKQELSFYSIPEFNEWKANQPNYKSWKIKYYKGLGTSTSKEAKEYFSDMARHRIPFKYSGPADDEAITLAFSKKKIEERKEWLTSFMINRRQRREHNLPEEYLYGQETKYLSYHDFVNKELVLYSNSDNERSIPCLVDGLKPGQRKVLFCCFKRNDKREVKVAQLAGSVAEMSAYHHGEMSLMMTIIGLAQNFVGSNNLNLLQPLGQFGTRLHGGKDSASPRYIFTMLSSLARLLFPAVDDNLLKYNFDDNLRVEPEWYIPIIPTVLVNGADGIGTGWASRIPNFDVREIVNNIHRMLNGEEPLPMLPSYKGFKGTIEEVMSNQYINSGEVAIINSTTIEISELPVKTWTQTYKENVLEVMLNGSDKAPPLITDYKEYHTDTTVRFVVTMTEDRLREVEAAGLHKVFKLQNPLTCNSMVLFDHVGSLKKYESVQDILKDFFELRMKYYQLRKDWLLGMLGAESAKLTNQARFILEKIQGTLVIENKPKKELIRMLQEMGYDSDPVKAWKQAQEKDQEEEGEEDEEKEEESSGPDYNYLLNMPMWFLTKEKKDELCKQRDNKLTELNTLKRKNPSDLWREDLAAFTEELERVEEKERQEAAGVAVTQVKGKGGRTKVVKVKEETMPTPQGRRVIPRVTSAMKDQANKKADSKKGLGRKEEEGVVMKMEFDDEEKDGGKELGLAARLTKKAKKEPAKETAAKSGKQTTLQFKPAKKQKKNPWSDDEDSASDGDEEAIEVAPKERPKRQLKSATTKYSLSSSEDEFEDWGKSGKVTKAASSGEEDDEFVPEPSGGADSDLDSPAPQPPKKVVKSRPKAEKDVPKSRSQPNEDVISSKPPPKPKETTSKKQNEGTAKKTTAKKPAAPKKKGTDVKQPSIMAALSKSVSTSKKAAIAMTTSSESESSAPAPAPVVAKQPANRKRKPALDSDESSSDSGNLMDRLKGKTKGGKKTKKWEDDESFALSDQELTSPVVAPKVKPGRSRKPVTYNLDSDSDDDFGF, from the exons ATGGCTGAAACGGCTGGACCATTTAAG ACTCTTTTTGAGAACAAGGCTCTCGCTAAGTCAAAGAAGGATGAGAAACGTTTGTCTGTAGAGCGGATCTACCAGAAGAAGACCCAGCTGGAGCACATTCTGCTTCGGCCAGACACTTACATTGGTTCTGTAGAGCCGGTCACTCAG CAAATGTGGGTGTATGATGAAGATGCTGGGATGAACTGTCGAGACGTCACCTTTGTGCCAGGCCTCTACAAGATCTTTGATGAGATATTGG tgAATGCTGCTGACAACAAACAGAGGGACAAAAACATGAACTGCATCAAGGTCAACATTGACTC TGAGAATAACGCCATCAGCGTGTGGAACAATGGGAAGGGTATCCCTGTGGTGGAACACAAGGTGGAGAAAGTCTTTGTTCCTGCTCTCATCTTTGGACAACTCTTGACCTCCAGTAATTACGATGATGACCAAAAAAAGGTCACAG GTGGCCGTAACGGATATGGTGCCAAACTGTGCAATATCTTCAGTACTAAGTTCACTGTGGAGACAGCTTGCAAAGAGTCAAGACACTCTTTTAAACAG ACATGGTATGATAACATGGGCCGTGCTGGTGAGTGCAAGATCAAGCCCTTTGATGGAGACGATTTTACCTGCATCACTTTCCAGCCAGACCTGAGTAAGTTTAAGATGCAGGCTCTGGACAGAGATACCGTCGCCTTGTTGACTAGACGCGCCTATGACATTGCTGGCTCAACTAAAGGCGTCCGTGTCTTCCTCAATGGCAAGAGGCTGCCT GTAAATGGCTTTCGGAGTTATGTGGACCTGTATGTGAAGGATAAAGTGGATGAGCAGGGCAATCCACTGACTGTGGTGCACGAAGCGGTGAACGAACGCTGGGAAGTGTGTCTGACCCTGAGTGAAAAGGGCTTCCAGCAAGTTAGCTTTGTCAACAGCATTGCCACAACCAAG GGTGGGCGACACACAGACTATGTAGCAGACCAGGTGGTGTCTAAACTCATAGAAGtggtgaagaagaagaacaaggcCGGAGTGGTAGTCAAACCCTTCCAG GTGAAGAACCACATGTGGCTGTTTGTGAACTGTCTGATTGAGAACCCCAGCTTTGACTCTCAGACCAAAGAAAACATGACGCTGCAGCAGAAGAGCTTTGGCTCCACTTGCCCCCTCAGTGAGAAGTTCATCAAGCAG GTGAATAACTGTGGTATTGTGGAGAGCATAATGAACTGGGTGAAGTTTAAGGCTCAGACCCAACTCAATAAGAAGTGTTCTGCTGTAAAACACACCAAGATAAAAGGTGTTCCCAAACTGGATGATGCGAACGATGCAG ggGGTAAGAATTCATCTGGCTGCACGCTGATCCTCACTGAGGGAGACTCAGCTAAATCCTTAGCTGTGTCTGGACTTGGTGTGGTAGGTCGTGATCGCTATGGGGTCTTCCCACTCCGTGGTAAAATGTTGAATGTTCGGGAAGCTTCACACAAACAA ATAATGGAAAATGCTGAGATCAACAACATCATTAAGATCCTTGGTCTGCAGTACCGCAAGAACTACAGTGATCCTGAATCACTGAAGAGCCTACGCTATGGCAAGCTCATGATAATGACAGATCAG GATCAGGATGGATCTCACATTAAAGGTCTTCTGATTAACTTCATCCATCATAACTGGCCTTCCCTGCTACACCACAACTTCCTGGAGGAGTTCATCACTCCCATcatcaag gtgtcCAGTAAGAAGCAGGAGCTGTCCTTTTACAGTATCCCAGAGTTTAACGAGTGGAAAGCCAACCAGCCAAACTACAAATCCTGGAAAATCAAGTACTACAAAG GTTTGGGTACCAGCACTTCAAAGGAGGCTAAAGAGTATTTTTCTGACATGGCGAGACATCGCATCCCCTTTAAGTATTCTGGTCCTGCCGACGATGAGGCAATCACCCTG GCCTTTAGTAAGAAAAAGATTGAGGAACGTAAGGAATGGCTTACCAGTTTCATGATCAACAGACGCCAGCGTAGGGAACACAACCTGCCTGAG GAGTACCTGTATGGCCAGGAAACAAAGTACCTGTCCTACCATGACTTTGTCAACAAAGAACTTGTTTTGTATTCCAACTCTGACAATGAGCGCTCCATTCCCTGCCTTGTGGATG ggttgaAGCCTGGTCAGAGGAAGGTGTTGTTCTGCTGCTTTAAGCGGAATGACAAGCGTGAAGTGAAGGTGGCCCAGCTGGCTGGTTCTGTGGCTGAAATGTCAGCCTATCATCACGGAGAG ATGTCTCTCATGATGACAATTATTGGTTTGGCTCAGAATTTTGTGGGAAGCAACAATTTGAACCTTTTGCAACCTCTGGGTCAGTTTGGCACCCGTCTCCATGGTGGCAAAGACTCTGCCAGTCCTCGATACATCTTCACCATGCTCAG ttCTCTGGCTCGTCTGCTCTTCCCTGCTGTGGACGATAACCTGCTCAAATACAACTTTGATGACAATCTGCGTGTGGAGCCAGAGTGGTACATTCCAATCATCCCCACAGTGCTGGTAAATGGTGCAGATGGAATTGGGACTGGCTGGGCTAGTCGCATCCCTAACTTTGATGTGCGTGAGATTGTCAACAACATCCACCGCATGCTGAATGGAGAGGAACCACTACCTATG CTGCCCAGCTATAAGGGCTTTAAGGGCACTATTGAGGAGGTGATGAGTAATCAATACATTAACAGTGGAGAGGTGGCCATCATCAACTCGACCACCATTGAAATCTCTGAGCTGCCTGTTAAAACTTGGACTCAG acctacaaagagaatgttctggaagtaATGTTGAACGGCTCAGATAAAGCTCCTCCACTGATCACTGACTATAAGGagtaccacacagacaccactgTACGCTTCGTGGTCACAATGACTGAAGATAGACTGAGAGAAGTGGAGGCTGCAGGACTCCACAAGGTTTTTAAGCTGCAGAACCCCCTCACCTGCAACTCTATG GTCCTGTTTGACCATGTGGGCAGTCTGAAGAAGTATGAGTCAGTGCAGGACATCCTGAAGGACTTCTTTGAGCTGAGAATGAAGTACTACCAACTGAGGAAGGATTGGTTGCTGGGTATGCTTGGAGCCGAGAGCGccaaactgaccaatcaggCAAGATTCATTCTGGAGAAGATCCAGGGAACTCTGGTAATCG AGAATAAGCCTAAGAAGGAGCTGATCCGCATGCTTCAGGAAATGGGCTATGACTCTGACCCTGTAAAAGCCTGGAAACAAGCTCAGGAGAAG GAtcaagaggaggagggagaggaagatgaggagaaggaggaagaatCCTCAGGCCCAGACTATAACTACCTGCTGAACATGCCTATGTGGTTCCTCACTAAAGAGAAGAAAGATGAACtctgcaaacagagagacaataag ctcACTGAGCTGAATACGCTGAAAAGGAAGAACCCATCTGATCTGTGGCGAGAGGACCTGGCTGCTTTCACCGAGGAGCTAGAG CGTGTTGAGGAGAAGGAGCGGCAGGAGGCAGCAGGTGTTGCGGTGACACAGGTGAAGGGGAAGGGAGGCCGGACCAAGGTGGTTAAGGTGAAAGAAGAGACCATGCCCACACCTCAGGGCCGCCGAGTCATCCCACGCGTCACCAGCGCCATGAAGGACCAGGCCAACAAGAAAGCCGACAGCAAGAAAGGCCTAGGGAGGAAAG aggaagagggagtAGTGATGAAGATGGAGTTtgatgatgaagagaaagaTGGTGGAAAAGAGCTGGGATTAGCTGCACGACTCACCAAGAAAGCTAAGAAAGAGCCTGCCAAGGAGAcag CTGCAAAGAGTGGAAAACAGACCACCCTGCAATTTAAGCCTgcgaagaagcagaagaagaatcCTTGGTCTGACGATGAAGACTCAGCTTCAGATGGGGATGAAGAGGCCATCGAGGTTGCACCCAAAGAAAGACCCAAGCGTCAGCTGAAGA GTGCTACCACTAAGTACAGCTTGTCCAGTAGTGAGGATGAGTTTGAGGACTGGGGGAAGAGTGGAAAAGTGACTAAAGCTGCCAGCAGTggggaggaagatgatgaattTGTGCCTGAACCCAGCGGTGGAGCCGACAGTGATCTGGACTCGCCTGCACCCCAGCCCCC GAAAAAAGTAGTGAAGAGCAGACCAAAGGCTGAAAAAGATGTGCCGAAAAGCAGAT CTCAGCCCAATGAAGATGTAATCTCATCCAAACCACCACCCAAGCCGAAAGAAACAacttcaaagaaacaaaatgaaggaaCTGCCAAGAAGACAACAGCTAAGAAGCCAGCTGCTCccaagaaaaaaggaacag